The Vicia villosa cultivar HV-30 ecotype Madison, WI linkage group LG1, Vvil1.0, whole genome shotgun sequence genome includes a region encoding these proteins:
- the LOC131644584 gene encoding importin subunit alpha-9 — MADSLFSTNKRDPIKSSVGSAAGSRRRQHAVTIGKERRESLVRAKRLCRVGVSEGEVDVEGEGDMMIDEEQSILESQTLLAVENLKSALAFQGKGAVQKRVGALQELRRLLSRSEFPPVESAVKAGAVAILVQCLSFGSPDEQLLEAAWCLTNIAAGNPEETKALLPALPLLIAHLGEKSSSPVAEQCAWALGNVAGEDEELRNVLLIQGALIPLARMMQPNRRSTVRTAAWALSNLIKGPNPKAANELIRVDGVLDSIVRHLTKADDEPATEVAWVVVYLSALSNLATSMLVKSDVLKLLLNRLATSNSLQLTIPVLRSLGNLIAGDSHASYAVLVPGLEVTDTAIQVLIKCLKSEHRVLKKEAAWVLSNIAAGSVEHKQLIYSSEAVSLLLHLLSAAPFDIRKEVAYILGNLCVAPTKGDEKPSLILEHLVSLVEKGCLPGFIDLVRSADIEAARLGLQFIELVLRGMPNGKGPKLVEQEDGIEAMERFQFHENEDLRTMANSLVDKYFGEDYGLDE; from the exons atggccGATTCTCTCTTCTCCACCAACAAAAGAGATCCTATCAAATCATCAG ttgGGAGTGCCGCGGGTAGTAGAAGACGGCAACATGCAGTTACAATTGGGAAAGAAAGGAGGGAATCGTTGGTGCGTGCGAAACGGCTTTGTAGGGTTGGAGTTAGTGAGGGTGAAGTTGATGTTGAGGGTGAGGGGGATATGATGATTGATGAAGAGCAGTCTATTTTGGAGTCTCAAACTTTGTTGGCAGTTGAAAATTTGAAATCTGCTCTTGCTTTTCA GGGGAAGGGTGCAGTGCAGAAAAGAGTAGGGGCGCTTCAAGAATTAAGGCGTTTACTGTCAAGATCTGAATTTCCTCCTGTTGAGTCTGCTGTTAAAGCTGGAGCCGTTGCCATACTAGTGCAGTGTCTTTCATTTGGTTCGCCAGATGAACAG TTGCTTGAAGCTGCTTGGTGTCTTACAAACATTGCTGCAGGGAATCCAGAAGAAACAAAAGCTTTGCTGCCTGCATTGCCTTTGCTTATTGCTCACCTCGGGG AAAAAAGCTCCTCACCTGTTGCTGAACAGTGTGCTTGGGCACTAGGAAATGTGGCTGGTGAAGATGAAGAGTTGAGGAATGTTCTTCTAATTCAAGGGGCCTTAATACCTCTTGCTAGAATGATGCAACCAAATAGGCGTTCAACTGTTAGAACCGCTGCCTGGGCTTTATCTAATCTAATCAAG GGTCCAAATCCTAAAGCTGCTAACGAGCTCATTCGTGTTGATGGAGTATTGGATTCAATTGTTCGACACTTGACGAAAGC GGATGACGAACCAGCAACTGAAGTAGCATGGGTAGTTGTTTACCTATCGGCTCTTTCAAATTTAGCCACGAGCATGCTGGTGAAGAGTGACGTGCTTAAATTGCTTTTAAATAGATTAGCAACATCAAACAGTTTGCAGTTAACGATACCG gtttTGCGAAGTTTAGGTAATCTCATTGCTGGGGATTCCCATGCAAGTTATGCCGTTCTTGTACCTGGACTTGAAGTTACAG ATACTGCCATACAAGTCTTGATAAAATGTCTGAAAAGTGAACACAGGGTCTTAAAGAAG GAAGCAGCTTGGGTGCTGTCTAATATAGCTGCTGGTTCTGTTGAGCACAAGCAGTTGATATATTCTAGTGAGGCAGTGTCTTTACTATTGCACCTTCTTTCCGCCGCACCTTTTGATATAAGAAAGGAAGTTGCGTACATATTGGGAAACCTTTGTGTTGCCCCAACTAAAGGCGACGAAAAGCCGAGTCTGATCCTGGAGCATCTGGTTTCACTTGTTGAAAAAGGCTGTTTGCCAGGTTTTATTGATTTGGTTAGATCGGCTGATATTGAAGCTGCTAGGCTAGGGCTTCAGTTCATAGAACTG GTCCTGAGAGGGATGCCAAATGGAAAGGGCCCAAAGCTTGTAGAACAAGAAGATGGGATTGAAGCCATGGAACGATTTCAGTTTCATGAAAACGAAGACTTGAGAACTATGGCAAACAGTCTAGTTGACAAGTATTTTGGAGAGGACTATGGGCTGGATGAGTAG
- the LOC131658666 gene encoding uncharacterized protein LOC131658666, producing MGQVRVKRSSKQPTAEGAPTKCRCRFWWVPHTECWFVRKRKASKVSTKREQQQHEEEDNRTVKVKAFTSTPPRNALLLTRCKSAPYSSSSLASRFWGSPLKNEETEQPYEKQSESVSKLRFFEELEASVKERMSESERVGELKTKEEGKVESVAFPVVLTRCKSERTRRF from the coding sequence ATGGGTCAAGTTCGAGTCAAACGCTCCTCCAAACAACCCACCGCTGAAGGAGCTCCAACTAAATGCCGCTGCCGGTTCTGGTGGGTCCCACATACAGAGTGCTGGTTTGTTAGAAAGAGAAAAGCCTCTAAAGTTTCAACGAaaagagaacaacaacaacatgaggaagaagataacaGAACAGTTAAAGTTAAAGCTTTTACTTCTACGCCACCGAGAAATGCTTTGTTACTTACGAGATGTAAATCAGCACCTTATAGCTCTTCTTCATTAGCTAGTAGGTTTTGGGGTTCTCCATTAAAGAACGAAGAAACAGAGCAACCTTATGAGAAACAGAGTGAGTCCGTTTCAAAGTTGAGATTTTTTGAAGAACTTGAAGCTTCTGTGAAAGAAAGAATGAGTGAGTCTGAAAGGGTTGGTGAATTGAAGACAAAGGAAGAAGGTAAAGTAGAGTCTGTAGCATTTCCAGTAGTGTTAACAAGGTGCAAATCTGAAAGAACAAGAAGATTTTGA